One genomic segment of Mycolicibacterium chubuense NBB4 includes these proteins:
- a CDS encoding DUF2469 domain-containing protein, which yields MSAEDLEKYETEMELSLYREYKDIVGQFSYVVETERRFYLANSVELLPRNSDGEVYFELRLSDAWVWDMYRPARFVKHVRVITFKDVNIEEVEKPELRLPE from the coding sequence ATGAGTGCCGAAGATCTCGAGAAGTACGAAACCGAGATGGAACTCTCGCTCTACCGCGAGTACAAGGACATCGTCGGCCAGTTCAGCTACGTCGTGGAGACCGAGCGCCGGTTCTATCTGGCCAACAGCGTCGAACTGTTGCCGCGCAATTCCGACGGCGAGGTCTACTTCGAGTTGCGCCTCTCCGACGCCTGGGTGTGGGACATGTACCGCCCGGCGCGGTTCGTCAAGCACGTGCGGGTCATCACGTTCAAGGACGTGAACATCGAAGAGGTCGAGAAGCCCGAGCTGCGGCTGCCCGAGTAG
- a CDS encoding MCE family protein yields MFTRLVRIQLVLFTVASVVGISVMVVNYLKAPTMLGLGRITVTMRLPDAGGLYRFANVTYRGVQLGKVTAVDVNARGAVATLSLATSPQVPADLRAAVRSVSAVGEQYVDLQPRTESGPYLHDGSVIPESDTVIPQPVAPMMEKLSALVTSIPKDRLGQLLDESFTAFNGAGPDLQSLSDSIARIATDADATAGRTAQLVDDAQPVLDGQVVGADALRTWSQRLAGVSRQLVADDPHVRTLLDTGPAAAQEVSRLLGQVEPTLPVMLANMTSLGQVAVTYHPGLEQLLVLLPPSAAMYQSATPSNNPTGLPLGDFRISIDDPPACTVGFLPPSQWRSPADTSTIDTPDGLYCKLPQDSAIAVRGARNFPCMDKPGKYAPTVEICKSDKPFQPLAAREHATGPYTFDPNLVSQGVPPDSRVGENDTIYGPAQGTPRPPLTPAPTAPPAPPAAPSVAVAHYDPVTGLVAAPDGTVFAQTDLGASGHPHSWQDLVLPPTEGARR; encoded by the coding sequence ATGTTCACCCGACTCGTCAGGATCCAGCTCGTCCTGTTCACCGTCGCCTCGGTGGTCGGCATCTCGGTGATGGTGGTCAACTACCTCAAAGCGCCGACGATGCTGGGGCTCGGCCGGATCACCGTGACCATGCGGCTGCCCGATGCCGGCGGGCTCTACCGGTTCGCGAACGTGACCTACCGCGGCGTCCAGCTCGGCAAGGTGACCGCTGTCGACGTCAACGCCCGCGGAGCGGTCGCGACGTTGTCGCTCGCCACGTCTCCGCAGGTTCCCGCGGACCTTCGGGCGGCTGTCCGCAGCGTGTCCGCCGTCGGCGAGCAGTACGTCGACCTTCAACCGCGGACCGAATCCGGGCCGTATCTCCATGACGGATCGGTGATCCCGGAATCGGACACCGTGATACCTCAGCCGGTCGCGCCGATGATGGAGAAGCTGAGCGCGCTGGTCACCAGCATTCCCAAAGATCGGCTGGGCCAACTGCTCGACGAATCCTTCACCGCGTTCAACGGCGCGGGCCCCGATCTGCAGTCGCTGTCCGATTCGATCGCCCGGATCGCGACCGACGCCGACGCGACCGCTGGGCGCACCGCACAGCTGGTCGACGACGCTCAACCCGTGCTCGACGGCCAGGTCGTGGGTGCGGACGCACTGCGGACGTGGTCGCAGCGGCTGGCAGGCGTGAGCCGCCAACTCGTCGCCGACGACCCGCACGTCCGCACCCTGCTGGACACCGGACCCGCTGCGGCACAAGAGGTTTCACGACTACTCGGCCAGGTCGAACCCACGCTGCCGGTCATGCTGGCGAACATGACCTCGCTCGGACAGGTCGCCGTCACCTATCATCCCGGACTCGAGCAGCTGCTCGTCCTGCTCCCCCCGTCGGCAGCGATGTACCAGTCGGCCACTCCCTCCAACAACCCCACCGGCCTCCCGCTCGGCGACTTCAGGATCTCGATCGATGATCCCCCGGCCTGCACCGTCGGCTTCCTGCCGCCGTCGCAATGGCGCTCCCCTGCCGACACGTCGACCATCGACACCCCGGACGGCCTGTATTGCAAGCTGCCTCAGGATTCGGCGATCGCCGTCCGCGGCGCCCGCAATTTCCCGTGCATGGACAAGCCGGGCAAGTACGCCCCCACGGTCGAGATCTGCAAGAGCGACAAGCCGTTCCAGCCACTGGCCGCCCGCGAGCACGCGACCGGCCCCTACACGTTCGACCCGAACCTCGTCTCGCAAGGTGTGCCGCCCGACTCACGCGTGGGTGAAAACGACACCATCTACGGGCCCGCGCAGGGAACGCCACGGCCACCGCTCACCCCCGCGCCTACCGCACCGCCCGCTCCCCCGGCGGCGCCGTCGGTCGCCGTCGCACACTACGACCCGGTGACCGGTCTCGTGGCGGCACCGGACGGCACGGTGTTCGCGCAGACCGATCTCGGCGCGTCCGGCCACCCGCACTCCTGGCAGGACCTCGTGCTCCCGCCGACAGAGGGGGCCCGCCGGTGA
- a CDS encoding MCE family protein, giving the protein MRHRTAVLAALVMTSVSLTACSFGGVNSLPLPGTVGHGPGASNYTVQLANVGTLEANSPVMIDDVVVGSIRRIGVVARHAQVDISVEPGVRVPANATAAVGQTSLLGSMHLELAPPAGQQPIGTLPSGADIPLARSSSYPSTEQTLAALSSVVNAGGLGQIGDVIHSLNATFSGRETGIRDLLSNLDTFVGTLSEQRDDIIAAVTELNRFSATIAQQKDTLSTALHDIQPALDVLRRERPRLTAALDSLHQFSDTARRVISDVQDDLVTNLGHLGPTLKALADIGPDIDSALGYATIFPLNQNLIDRGIRGDYMNLFVTVDLTLDRFKRGLLAGTSFGDENAPLVPAPGDPGYGSYYLKNPAGEAVAPPPGVKGPDRLPPPPGEGGG; this is encoded by the coding sequence ATGAGACACCGCACCGCCGTCCTCGCCGCCCTGGTTATGACCAGTGTGTCGTTGACCGCATGCAGCTTCGGCGGAGTCAACTCCCTTCCGCTGCCCGGAACGGTGGGACATGGCCCCGGCGCCTCGAACTACACCGTGCAACTGGCGAATGTCGGTACGCTGGAAGCTAATTCGCCGGTGATGATCGACGACGTCGTGGTCGGCAGCATCCGCAGGATCGGTGTCGTCGCGCGCCACGCCCAGGTCGACATCTCCGTCGAACCCGGCGTGCGGGTACCCGCCAATGCCACCGCAGCCGTCGGCCAGACGAGCCTGCTCGGATCGATGCATCTGGAACTGGCCCCGCCCGCCGGGCAGCAGCCGATCGGCACTCTCCCGTCGGGCGCGGACATCCCCCTCGCTCGCTCCTCGAGCTATCCGTCCACGGAGCAGACGCTGGCGGCGTTGTCATCGGTCGTCAACGCCGGGGGGCTCGGACAGATCGGCGACGTCATCCACTCGCTGAATGCCACCTTCTCGGGCCGTGAGACCGGCATCAGGGACCTGCTGTCGAATCTCGACACCTTCGTCGGAACGCTGAGCGAGCAGCGCGACGACATCATCGCCGCGGTCACCGAGTTGAATCGTTTCTCGGCGACGATCGCCCAGCAGAAGGACACGCTGTCCACCGCCCTGCACGACATCCAGCCCGCCCTCGATGTCCTGCGCAGGGAACGGCCGAGGCTCACCGCGGCACTTGACTCGCTGCACCAGTTCTCCGACACCGCCCGCCGTGTCATCTCCGACGTCCAGGACGACCTGGTCACCAACCTCGGCCACCTGGGCCCGACGCTCAAGGCACTCGCCGACATCGGCCCCGACATCGACAGCGCCCTCGGCTACGCGACGATCTTCCCGCTCAACCAGAATCTCATCGACCGTGGCATCCGCGGTGACTACATGAACCTCTTCGTCACCGTCGACCTCACCCTCGACCGGTTCAAACGCGGACTCCTCGCCGGCACGTCGTTCGGCGACGAGAACGCCCCGCTGGTCCCCGCGCCCGGTGATCCCGGCTACGGCTCCTACTACCTGAAGAATCCCGCGGGAGAGGCGGTCGCACCGCCTCCCGGCGTGAAGGGACCCGACAGGTTGCCGCCGCCACCGGGGGAAGGAGGCGGCTGA